In the Ursus arctos isolate Adak ecotype North America unplaced genomic scaffold, UrsArc2.0 scaffold_19, whole genome shotgun sequence genome, one interval contains:
- the LOC125283309 gene encoding interferon lambda-4-like: MEGAGTAVEGGHHRGASGRQVPLPHQGGTDGTPQRSRERREADGKRGSPGSSSLPPLPPPPRVPSAREMGPTGAAAVAVALWVLVTAGEAADPGVATPRSCLLSHYRSLDPKALAAVKALRDRYEEETLSWRLRNCSLRPRKDPPLPWSCARLRFVVRSLADAQAVLSRLPSPERFPGTGPTLELLAAARRDVGACLELVRPGSWRKSLRPPRRRSQTRRADSPRCHEANVIFSLLRLLTWDLKLVASSGPCL; encoded by the exons ATGGAGGGCGCGGGCACCGCTGTCGAAGGTGGGCACCACCGAGGGGCCAGTGGGAGGCAGGTCCCGCTGCCGCACCAGGGAGGCACCGACGGCACTCCGCAGCGGAGCAGGGAGCGCAGAGAGGCCGACGGCAagagggggtctccgggctcctcctctctcccgcCACTGCCACCGCCACCGCGTGTGCCCAGCGCCCGCG AGATGGGGCCGACGGGCGCAGCCGCGGTGGCCGTGGCGCTGTGGGTCTTGGTGACGGCGGGCGAGGCGGCGGACCCTGGCGTGGCGACGCCCCGGAGCTGCCTCCTGTCACACTACCGCTCGCTGGACCCCAAGGCGCTGGCGGCCGTCAAGGCGCTGAGGGACCGCTAC GAGGAGGAGACGCTGAGCTGGAGGCTGCGCAACTGCTCCCTCCGCCCAAGGAAGGATCCTCCGCTACCCTGG TCGTGTGCGCGCCTCCGCTTCGTGGTCCGGAGCCTGGCGGACGCCCAGGCGGTGCTGAGCCGCCTGCCGAGCCCCGAGCGGTTCCCCGGCACCGGCCCGACCCTGGAGCTGCTGGCGGCCGCGCGGCGGGACGTGGGGGCCTGC CTCGAGCTGGTCCGGCCGGGCTCCTGGAGGAAGTCCCTGCGGCCACCGAGGAGGCGTTCCCAAACACGGAGAGCT GACTCGCCTCGGTGCCACGAAGCCAACGTCATCTTCAGCCTCCTGCGCCTGCTCACGTGGGACCTGAAGCTGGTGGCGAGCTCGGGGCCTTGTCTCTGA
- the LOC113243223 gene encoding interferon lambda-1-like gives MAMAWVLVLVIAGLSLARAAPVPTSKPTTTWKGCDIGRFKSLSPRELEAFRKAKDALENSLKNWSCSSRLFPRNRDLRQLQVWERPVALEAELILTLKVLETMADRSQGGILDQPLHTLRHIHSELQACVETQPTAGPQPQGRLHHWLHRLSEASKKESQGCLEASVLFNLFRLLKKDLECVASGDLCV, from the exons ATGGCCATGGCGTGGGTCCTGGTGCTGGTGATTGCGGGGCTGAGCTTGGCCAGAGCTGCCCCTGTCCCCACTTCCAAGCCCACCACAACCTGGAAGGGCTGTGACATTGGCAGGTTCAAATCTCTGTCACCAAGGGAGCTGGAGGCCTTCAGGAAGGCCAAAGATGCTTTG GAAAATTCACTAAAAAACTGGAGTTGCAGCTCCCGCCTCTTCCCTAGAAACCGAGACCTGAGACAGCTGCAG GTGTGGGAACGCCCCGTGGCCTTGGAGGCTGAGCTGATCTTGACGCTGAAGGTCCTGGAGACCATGGCTGACAGGTCCCAGGGGGGCATCCTGGACCAGCCCCTTCACACACTGCGCCACATCCACTCTGAGCTCCAGGCCTGT GTTGAGACTCAGCCCACAGCAGGTCCCCAGCCCCAAGGCCGCCTCCACCACTGGCTGCACCGGCTCTCAGAGGCCTCAAAGAAA GAGTCTCAAGGCTGCCTCGAGGCCTCTGTCCTCTTCAACCTCTTCCGCCTCCTTAAAAAGGACTTGGAATGTGTCGCCAGTGGAGACCTGTGTGTCTGA